Proteins found in one Pseudomonas marvdashtae genomic segment:
- a CDS encoding lactate permease LctP family transporter: MQTWQQLYSPLGSLGLSALAAVIPIVFFFLALAVFRLKGHVAGSITLALAIAVAIFAFQMPADMAFAAAGYGFAYGLWPIAWIIVAAVFLYKLTVKSGQFEIIRSSVLSITDDQRLQVLLIGFCFGAFLEGAAGFGAPVAITAALLVGLGFNPLYAAGLCLIANTAPVAFGALGIPIIVAGQVTGIDAFKIGAMTGRQLPLLSLFVPFWLVFMMDGLRGVRETWPAALVAGLSFAITQYFTSNFIGPELPDITSALASLISLTLFLKVWQPKRTAGAQIAGATSSAAITASVGGFGQPRSTVVSPYSLGEIIKAWSPFLILTVLVTIWTLKPFKAMFAAGGSMYGWVFNFAIPHLDQMVIKVAPIVVNPTAIPAVFKLDPISATGTAIFFSALISMLVLRINLKIGLTTLKETFYELRWPILSIGMVLAFAFVTNFSGMSSTMALVLAGTGAAFPFFSPFLGWLGVFLTGSDTSSNALFGSLQATTAHQIGVSDTLLVAANTSGGVTGKMISPQSIAVACAATGLVGKESDLFRFTLKHSLFFATIVGLITLAQAYWFTGMLVH, from the coding sequence ATGCAAACCTGGCAACAGCTTTACAGCCCGCTCGGCAGCCTAGGCTTGTCCGCACTCGCGGCCGTCATTCCCATCGTGTTTTTCTTCCTCGCCCTGGCGGTGTTTCGCCTCAAGGGGCATGTGGCCGGCAGCATCACCCTGGCGCTGGCGATTGCCGTCGCCATTTTTGCCTTCCAAATGCCAGCCGACATGGCGTTCGCCGCCGCCGGCTATGGCTTTGCCTACGGTCTCTGGCCTATCGCCTGGATCATCGTCGCCGCGGTGTTTCTCTACAAACTGACGGTCAAGAGCGGCCAGTTCGAAATCATCCGCAGCTCGGTACTGTCGATTACCGATGACCAGCGCCTGCAAGTGCTGCTGATCGGCTTCTGCTTCGGCGCTTTCCTGGAAGGAGCCGCCGGTTTTGGTGCCCCGGTCGCGATTACCGCCGCGCTGCTAGTGGGCCTGGGTTTCAACCCTCTCTACGCCGCCGGCCTGTGCCTGATCGCCAACACCGCTCCGGTGGCCTTCGGCGCGCTGGGCATCCCGATTATCGTGGCGGGCCAGGTAACCGGGATCGACGCGTTCAAGATCGGCGCCATGACCGGGCGCCAATTGCCCTTGCTGTCGTTGTTTGTACCGTTCTGGCTGGTGTTCATGATGGATGGCCTGCGCGGCGTGCGGGAAACCTGGCCGGCCGCTTTGGTGGCGGGCCTGAGTTTCGCCATCACCCAGTACTTCACGTCGAATTTCATCGGCCCGGAATTGCCGGACATCACCTCGGCCCTGGCCAGCCTGATTTCCCTGACGTTGTTCTTGAAAGTCTGGCAACCCAAGCGCACCGCGGGCGCGCAGATTGCTGGCGCCACCTCCAGCGCAGCCATCACCGCCAGCGTCGGCGGTTTCGGCCAGCCCCGCAGCACCGTGGTTTCGCCCTACAGCCTGGGGGAAATCATCAAGGCCTGGTCACCGTTCCTGATCCTCACCGTGCTGGTGACGATCTGGACCTTGAAGCCGTTCAAGGCAATGTTCGCCGCGGGTGGCTCGATGTACGGCTGGGTATTCAACTTCGCCATTCCACACCTGGACCAGATGGTGATCAAAGTCGCGCCCATCGTCGTCAACCCGACCGCGATCCCGGCGGTGTTCAAGCTTGATCCGATTTCGGCCACCGGCACGGCAATTTTCTTCTCGGCATTGATCTCGATGCTGGTACTGAGGATCAACTTAAAAATTGGTCTTACCACTTTAAAAGAGACCTTCTACGAACTGCGCTGGCCTATCCTTTCCATCGGCATGGTGTTGGCGTTTGCCTTCGTCACCAACTTCTCGGGCATGTCATCGACCATGGCCTTGGTATTGGCCGGGACTGGCGCGGCGTTTCCATTCTTCTCGCCATTCCTCGGTTGGCTCGGCGTATTCCTCACCGGTTCCGATACCTCGTCCAACGCGCTGTTCGGCTCGCTGCAAGCGACCACCGCACACCAGATCGGTGTCAGCGACACTTTGCTGGTAGCGGCCAACACCAGCGGCGGCGTGACCGGCAAGATGATTTCGCCACAATCGATCGCCGTAGCCTGCGCGGCAACCGGGCTGGTGGGCAAGGAGTCGGATCTGTTCCGTTTCACCCTGAAACACAGCCTATTCTTTG